Part of the Pirellulales bacterium genome is shown below.
GAGCGCGAGATCGACGCGGTCGCCCGCATCGTGCCGAAAATCAAGGCGGCTTACACTCTACAAATCTGTGCCTGCCTCGGGCTGCTCACTCCCGATCAGGCCCAGCGACTCAAAGCGTGCGGCGTCGACAAGGTGAACCACAATCTGAACACGAGCGAGCAGTTCTATCCCGAAGTTTGCTCGACGCACACCTATCAGGATCGGATCGAAACGCTGCGCGCGGTTCGCGGCGCGGGAATGGAACTGTGCAGCGGTGGCATCCTGGGGATGGGTGAAGACGATGCCGACGTGGTGCGAATGGCCTTCGAGCTGCGCGATCTGGAGGTCGAATCTATCCCGCTCAACTTTCTCAATCCGATCGACGGCACGCCGCTGGCCGGCAGCAATCGTCTTAATCCGCGCTATTGCCTCAAGGCCCTGGCCATGATGCGGTTGGTCAATCCGCAAAGCGAACTGCGAATCGCCGGCGGCCGCGAGATGCATCTGGGCAACCTGCAAGCCCTGGGCCTCTACGCCGCCAATTCCATCTTCGTCGGCGACTATCTCACGACCCAGGGCCAAACCCCCGAAGCCGATTACCGCATGATCGAAGAACTCGGATTCGTCGTCACCCGCGACGCGGACGGCGCACCCGGCTAATCGATTCTCCAACCGCTGGCGCGTCCTCCCTCTCCCTCTGGAAGAGGGCGGGGTGAGGGTGCCTCGTCCAGCCATCCCATCGAAGCCGCGTTTCCCCGGTCACTTCCCAGCTACTGCCTCAAGCACCGCATCCGCCACTCCGCGCCGCACCTTCTGTATTCGCAGATCGCCGCGCTTCGGATGCACCGCGTTCGCTAGCAAGATCACATAGACATCAGCCTCGGGATCGATCCAGACATTCGTGCCGGTGAACCCCGTATGGCCGAATGCGTGGGACGAAAGCTTTTTCCCGGCGGCACTGCCTGGCGGAGTGTCCCAGCCGAGCGCGCGGCTAGAGTCCTTGACGATCTCGCGCCGCCGCGTGAATTGTTCGACGAGCGCCTCCGGAAAGATCTTGCTTTCGCCGCGTGTCCCTTTGAGCCACTCGGCCGACCAGCGGGCCATGTCGTCGGCCGTCGAAAAGATCCCCGCATGAGCGGTTAGCCCTTCACCCGCCCGCGCGTTTTCATCGTGAACCACTCCCTGCCAGAATCCCTTGCCATCGCCGCGGCGCTCTGTGGGGGCAATTCGGGCGATCAGTGCCGCCGGAGGGTTGCGCATCGTGTCGTGGAGCCCCAGCGGAGCGAAGATTCGCTCTTGCTCCAAGTCGGCCAATCGTTTGCCGCCGGCCCGCGCCGCGACTTCGCCAAGCAGCATCACGCCCAAATCGCTATAGACAGACCGCGCGCCCGGTTCGGCCTCGAGCGGCGTCGCGAACACCTGCTTGATGATCCCGTCGTACGTTTCGGCCTTCTTATAAAGCGGCGCCCCCGCCGGCAGCCCGGAGCTATGCGTGAGCAGATGCTCGATCGTCACCTTCGCTCGGCGTTGCTTATCGGTTTCGACTTTGGCGGCATCGAGAAACTCGGGCACGTACCGGCTCACGGGGTCGGTCACGGCAAGCTTCCCATCGCGCACGAGCGTCAGCACGACCGACGTGGTCCCGATGATCTTCGTCACCGACGCCAGATCGTAAAGCGTCTCGGGCGTTACCTCAGCTCCCTGCTCATAATCGAGCCGCCCAAAGCCGCGCGCCCAGAGCACCTGGCTATGATTGCCAACGGCAACCGAGCACCCGGGGAAGATATGATCTTTCACGGCTTGCTCGACGATCTCCGCGGTCCGCGAGAAATCTGGTTTAGACGCCTTGGCTACTTCATCGGCAAGCGCCGGACTGCCGACAAGTGCCGTCGCCGCGATCGCAATCAATGGGAGAAAGCGGATCGAAACAAACGACTTGGGAGCGCTCACGGTACGCATGTGAAATAGTGTCGGCTATTGTGTGCCACTGCTGGCTTGTCCAGCAGTGAAGTCGCCCGGCAAGTTCTTATGTTTACGCCGTCGCGGGCCACATTTTCTTGCGTCAATCTTGTTTTCCCGACACGGGCGTCGATCGCGGACTTGGGTACAAACCATGGTCATGACATTCACTGCTGGACAAGCCAGCAGTGGCACCGGCTCGCGATACTGCTAACGCCCGCCGTCGTGATCTTCATGAAATTTGATTAGCGCTCCGGCTATGTCGTCGCAGGCCTTCGGTGCCTCTTCGCCGGCGGCATTCGTTGCCGCAAGCACGGCGAAGTGCCGTTTCGGCGCCGCCCAAACCACGCAAAACCACATCGTGTTCGACCCTGCGTGGGTGAGCGCCGTTCCGCCCGCCCACGGCCGTTTCGTGACGATCCAACCGCTGGCATAATCGCCGACCGGGCCGGGCGTCGTCAACTCATGGATCGTCGCGGCGCGCAGGATTTGCGGATTCGGATGATCCGGATCCAAATACAAACTCACGAACTTGCCCCAATCGCTGATCGAGCAATGCACTCGGCCCGCGGGGCCCATCAGCGGAGCGTTGTCGAACTGCAGCGGTTCGGGCTTGCCCTCTTTGATCACGTGTCCCCACGGCTGATCGACTTTCCCCGGCGTCCCTGGCGGGCCGAATCCGGCCGTTGTCATCCGGAGCGGCTTGAATAATTCGTTTTCAATCACTTCCTCCCACGGCTTGCCGGTCTTCTCCTCGAGGATCGCGCCTAGGATGACAAAGCCGACGTTGGAGTATTCATACTTGGTTCCTGGCGACTGATCGGGGGCTTTTTTCAGCGCCGTTTCGACCGCCATGCGGCGCTGCTCCCGGAGCGATTTCTTGCTGCGATCGATCGCCCACCAGTCGATATCGTGCGGAAGCCCGGCCGTGTGCTCGAGCAACTGGGCGACAGTGACCTTGGCCATCTCGGCGTTCATCTCCGACCGCAGATCGGCGAAGATCTCGGCCATCGTGTCCTGCGGCGCGAGACGCTTGCTCTCGAACAGCTTACCGATGAGCGTGGCAGTCATCGCCTTGGTATCGGAGCCAAGATGAATCAGATCGCCGGCCGTCATCCGCTCCGGCTCGCCGGCTTTGCGAATCCCGACCGCGCCTAATGCCGTGATCCGATTTCCGTCGACAATCGCCCCGACCAACCCGGGCAGCTCGTGATATTTTTCCAGAATCGGCTCGAGCACCGCCGCCAACGGAGCCGGTCGCGCCTGCTGCGCCACGCCGCGCGGTACCGCCGCGCATACGAATACCAGCACGCAGAACAATCGAATTAGCAGCGCCGCCTCGCGCATCGCAACACCTTTGGGGTTGGTTGATTCGACAGTATTGTCGTTGCCTCGCCGCATGAATGCAAGTCGGCGAACGTTCTGCGGGTGCCGTTGCGGGCTCGCTCCGCAGCCGATCCATTCTCAATGCCCCAACGGGCTACGTCCTCTACCCCAGCGTTGGCCGCGCGTCGCGGCCTACGCTGGGTCACGGGTGCAAACGACCACCCTCAACCCCGACGGAGTTGCGCCGGCGTCGCGCCCGCCGCGGACGCAACTCCGATGGGGTTGAAAACGAACGAATGTGATCGAATACCCAGGGTAGGCCGCGGGCGCGTCCAACCCTTGGGCTAAAGCCGAAACCCCGTTGGGGTTGAATGCCTGTGTCCCCCACGCGCCGGCTGGCTTCGACGAATGGCATCGCAGAATAACTCCGCCAATGTCTTGACACCCCGCGTCAACTGTACTATAAGTATTAATACAGTTACCGAGGCGCCTGTGGAATTTCAGATTGATCCTTCGAGCCGATTGCCGATTTATCGGCAGCTTGCCGAGCAAATGCGCGAAGCGATCGCTCGGGGGAACTTGCAGCCCGACGAGCGGCTGCCCTCCGTCCGCGAGTTGTCGCGCCGGCTGGTGATCAATCCGAACACGGTCGCCCGGGTTTATACCGAGTTGGAGCGCGAGGGGATCCTCAGCACGCGGCAGGGGCTGGGCGTGTTCGTCTGCCAGCGAAAGCCCGAGCTGACTCGCAAGGCCAGGGACGAGCGTTTGCACGAACTGTTGGATCGCCTGCTCACGGAGGCGGTGCATTTGGGATTCTCGGCCGCCGAGGTGCTCGCCTGTGCGGCCAAGCGCGTAAAGCAGTTTCAATGGTCCACGAACGACCGATGAGGCGCCGCCATGCCCAACGTTATCGCGACCCACCGTTTGACGAAATACTACGGCCGGCGCCCGGTCGTCTGCGATCTCGATTTGTGCGTGCCGCAGGGGTGCGTCTACGGCTTGCTCGGCCGAAACGGGGCGGGCAAATCCACGGCCATCAAGATGTTGCTGGGGATGGTGCATCCGGATTACGGCACGGCCGAATTGCTCGGCGAAGATACATCCCGACTGCGGCCGGAAACTCGCGAGCGAATCGCCTTCTTGGCCGAGGGGCATCCGCTCTATCGCTGGATGACGATTCGTGAC
Proteins encoded:
- the bioB gene encoding biotin synthase BioB — encoded protein: MFEQQLDEISSASTRTTWHELADRVLAGHRLTFDEAISVLRAPDDELLDLMAAAYRVRRRYFGNRVALYFLMNAKSGLCPEDCRYCSQSKVSEAEIPRYNLLSEPKLMDGARVAAERGAKTYCIVISARGPTEREIDAVARIVPKIKAAYTLQICACLGLLTPDQAQRLKACGVDKVNHNLNTSEQFYPEVCSTHTYQDRIETLRAVRGAGMELCSGGILGMGEDDADVVRMAFELRDLEVESIPLNFLNPIDGTPLAGSNRLNPRYCLKALAMMRLVNPQSELRIAGGREMHLGNLQALGLYAANSIFVGDYLTTQGQTPEADYRMIEELGFVVTRDADGAPG
- a CDS encoding serine hydrolase domain-containing protein, with protein sequence MSAPKSFVSIRFLPLIAIAATALVGSPALADEVAKASKPDFSRTAEIVEQAVKDHIFPGCSVAVGNHSQVLWARGFGRLDYEQGAEVTPETLYDLASVTKIIGTTSVVLTLVRDGKLAVTDPVSRYVPEFLDAAKVETDKQRRAKVTIEHLLTHSSGLPAGAPLYKKAETYDGIIKQVFATPLEAEPGARSVYSDLGVMLLGEVAARAGGKRLADLEQERIFAPLGLHDTMRNPPAALIARIAPTERRGDGKGFWQGVVHDENARAGEGLTAHAGIFSTADDMARWSAEWLKGTRGESKIFPEALVEQFTRRREIVKDSSRALGWDTPPGSAAGKKLSSHAFGHTGFTGTNVWIDPEADVYVILLANAVHPKRGDLRIQKVRRGVADAVLEAVAGK
- a CDS encoding serine hydrolase domain-containing protein, with the protein product MREAALLIRLFCVLVFVCAAVPRGVAQQARPAPLAAVLEPILEKYHELPGLVGAIVDGNRITALGAVGIRKAGEPERMTAGDLIHLGSDTKAMTATLIGKLFESKRLAPQDTMAEIFADLRSEMNAEMAKVTVAQLLEHTAGLPHDIDWWAIDRSKKSLREQRRMAVETALKKAPDQSPGTKYEYSNVGFVILGAILEEKTGKPWEEVIENELFKPLRMTTAGFGPPGTPGKVDQPWGHVIKEGKPEPLQFDNAPLMGPAGRVHCSISDWGKFVSLYLDPDHPNPQILRAATIHELTTPGPVGDYASGWIVTKRPWAGGTALTHAGSNTMWFCVVWAAPKRHFAVLAATNAAGEEAPKACDDIAGALIKFHEDHDGGR
- a CDS encoding GntR family transcriptional regulator, which produces MEFQIDPSSRLPIYRQLAEQMREAIARGNLQPDERLPSVRELSRRLVINPNTVARVYTELEREGILSTRQGLGVFVCQRKPELTRKARDERLHELLDRLLTEAVHLGFSAAEVLACAAKRVKQFQWSTNDR